The following coding sequences are from one Schizosaccharomyces osmophilus chromosome 1, complete sequence window:
- the gpt2 gene encoding UDP-N-acetylglucosamine--dolichyl-phosphate N-acetylglucosaminephosphotransferase → MSKIISLGIWALGLLLMASQKHSPLLSNIGLSVLAYKATAFFIPRVGAAFIRRGFSGKDMNKVEKRVIPETMGAVSAMVYFMCMILFIPVLFYKYLVPERSRNQQDNPLGVLSDGYTSVAEVQFPHDQLGAYLSAVISILSISLLGIFDDLFDIRWRHKFFLPAIAAIPLLVVYYVDYGVTYVSVPTLLRPFFQRTVVDLGFLYYIYMAAVAIFCPNSINIIAGVNGVEAGQSFVIGLVVLCNDLIYVFHPSNPEAVRAHLLSIYLILPLLGVTAGLLKYNWWPSRVFVGDTFCYFAGMVLAVVGILGHFSKTLMLFFIPQIFNFILSVPQLFGFVECPRHRLPRLNVKTGLLENSYTVFTEGVPLPTKTLLTIRVFEAFRLIRVDWDHKTKRPTRCTNFTIINFVLYHFGPMREDHLTLCIMGIQLAVGLFGLIIRHGFAPLVYPQDNI, encoded by the coding sequence ATGAGCAAGATTATTAGCCTAGGAATATGGGCCCTTGGCCTTTTACTGATGGCAAGCCAAAAGCATTCACCACTGCTTTCCAATATAGGATTATCTGTGCTTGCGTATAAAGCAACGGCGTTTTTCATTCCTCGCGTTGGAGCGGCTTTCATACGTCGAGGATTTTCAGGAAAAGACATGAACAAGGTAGAGAAGCGCGTGATTCCGGAAACCATGGGAGCCGTTTCTGCAATGGTGTATTTCATGTGCATGATATTATTTATCCCGGTCCTATTTTACAAGTACTTGGTCCCTGAACGATCTCGAAACCAGCAAGACAATCCACTCGGAGTCTTGAGTGACGGATACACTTCCGTAGCTGAGGTCCAGTTTCCTCATGACCAGCTAGGAGCTTACTTATCTGCTGTTATTTCCATTTTATCGATTTCTTTACTTGGTATATTTGACGACTTATTTGATATTCGTTGGCGCCATAAGTTCTTTCTCCCAGCAATCGCGGCCATTCCTTTACTAGTAGTTTACTATGTTGATTATGGAGTCACTTATGTGTCCGTTCCCACTCTTTTACGTCCATTTTTTCAACGCACTGTCGTAGATTTGGGATTTCTGTACTATATTTACATGGCAGCGGTTGCTATTTTCTGTCCAAATAGTATCAACATTATTGCAGGCGTGAACGGCGTGGAGGCGGGGCAATCATTTGTGATAGGTCTCGTCGTCCTTTGCAACGACTTAATTTACGTCTTTCACCCAAGCAACCCTGAAGCTGTGCGTGCTCATCTTCTATCCATCTATCTCATCCTTCCTTTACTTGGAGTCACTGCCGGTTTACTAAAATACAATTGGTGGCCTTCCCGTGTATTTGTCGGAGACACGTTTTGCTATTTCGCCGGAATGGTTTTAGCTGTTGTGGGTATTCTGGGACATTTTTCCAAGACGTTAATGCTGTTCTTCATCCCACAGATCTTTAATTTTATACTCTCAGTACCCCAgttatttggttttgttgAATGTCCTCGCCATCGTCTCCCTCGCTTGAACGTGAAAACCGGATTGCTAGAAAATTCTTACACGGTATTTACTGAAGGAGTCCCTTTGCCTACCAAAACGTTACTAACGATACGTGTATTCGAAGCATTTCGTCTTATTCGTGTTGACTGGGATCATAAAACGAAGAGGCCTACTAGATGCACAAATTTCACAATCATCAACTTCGTTTTATATCATTTCGGTCCTATGCGAGAAGATCACTTAACACTTTGCATCATGGGAATCCAACTCGCTGTTGGCTTGTTTGGCTTGATTATACGACATGGGTTCGCTCCATTAGTGTATCCTCAAGACAATATCTAA
- the met3 gene encoding cystathionine gamma-synthase Met3 — translation MSLNLSYLVNPPTETGSSIPADTDHAISVTLPTWQANVGYEEGDPDVATRMQTGYPRFFINTFIKECAAKIKRLPEVQKLNLSNYDTMLYPSMAIAQQCVEFIAKKAQLEPSTLPMVDASQSLKSHLKTLGSHHNKDIHIPDVFAVLFPSDRFSVAKQFWQHTGEGISSRRAACFLQAFQLIQIVAKEGSYKQSLLHLKSKSRSRYASTHDMEALQSWMSDDNQSNEAEMTDLSRYLEERYGRNLDLSLATSAKIVLRRRIAGTLEEEVDLKKTLPNEKESELRQIQGLTHEDVYLFPTGMSSIYNAHRILRNVLNGTRKSVCFGFCYVDTLKILEKWGAGCYFYGLGNASQLDEFEKLLESGEKVLGLFCEFPSNPLLNTPDLVRIRHLADKYDFAVVVDETIGNFLNVEVLPYADMVVSSLTKIFSGDSNVMGGSLVLNPLSRLYGKLKEGMAKLYEDNFYDEDALTLERNSRDFADRSKVINQNAEVICELLRKSPKVKQLYYPKYNPSSNNYETCKRKNGGYGGLLSVVFHDPSNARRFYDHIGVAKGPSLGTNFTLASPYTIIAHYQELDWAEENGINRNLVRISVGMEPKKHLSAVFSEALD, via the coding sequence ATGAGTTTAAACTTATCATACCTTGTTAATCCTCCTACCGAAACTGGATCATCAATTCCTGCTGATACCGACCATGCCATATCTGTAACTCTACCAACATGGCAAGCTAACGTTGGATATGAAGAAGGGGATCCTGACGTTGCTACAAGGATGCAGACAGGCTATCCtagattttttataaatacGTTTATTAAGGAGTGTGCTgccaaaataaaaaggttACCTGAAGTTCAAAAGCTAAACTTGAGTAATTATGATACAATGCTTTACCCGTCCATGGCGATTGCTCAGCAATGTGTCGAGTTTATAGCTAAGAAAGCGCAATTGGAACCATCAACTCTTCCTATGGTTGATGCTTCTCAATCTTTAAAGTCACATCTGAAGACTCTAGGATCTCATCATAATAAGGACATTCATATCCCTGATGTCTTTGctgttttatttccttCCGATCGGTTTAGCGTAGCTAAGCAGTTTTGGCAGCATACTGGTGAAGGTATTTCCAGCCGAAGAGCTGCTTGCTTTTTGCAGGCATTCCAGTTAATTCAAATTGTTGCAAAAGAGGGCTCCTATAAACAATCGTTATTACAtctaaaaagcaaaagtagAAGCAGATATGCTTCTACTCATGATATGGAAGCGTTACAAAGTTGGATGAGTGACGATAATCAGTCAAATGAAGCTGAAATGACCGATTTAAGCCGTTACCTAGAGGAGCGATATGGCCGTAACTTAGATTTAAGCTTGGCAACTTCCGCCAAAATTGTTTTAAGAAGGCGAATTGCTGGAACTCTCGAAGAGGAAGTTGACTTGAAAAAGACCCTTCccaatgaaaaagaaagcgagTTGAGACAGATTCAAGGCTTGACCCATGAAGATGTATATCTTTTCCCTACTGGCATGAGCTCCATTTACAATGCTCATCGCATCCTTAGAAATGTATTGAATGGTACCAGGAAAAGCGtttgttttggattttgttATGTTGAtactttaaaaattttagaGAAATGGGGAGCTGGCTGTTATTTTTACGGACTCGGCAACGCTTCTCAGCTGGacgaatttgaaaaactcTTGGAAAGTGGAGAAAAGGTTTTGGGCCTATTCTGTGAATTCCCTTCTAATCCTTTATTAAATACTCCTGATCTTGTTCGTATTCGACACCTTGCAGACAAGTATGACTTTGCCGTTGTTGTGGATGAAACAATTGGAAATTTCCTAAATGTGGAAGTGCTTCCCTATGCTGATATGGTTGTAAGCAGCTTGACGAAAATATTTAGTGGAGACAGTAATGTCATGGGTGGTAGCTTAGTTTTGAATCCATTAAGCCGTTTATATGGAAAATTGAAGGAGGGAATGGCGAAATTGTATGAGGATAACTTCTATGATGAGGACGCGTTAACCTTGGAGAGAAACAGCCGTGATTTCGCCGACAGATCTAAGGTCATAAACCAAAACGCTGAGGTTATATGTGAATTATTACGGAAGAGTCCGAAAGTGAAGCAGCTATACTATCCCAAATACAATCCTTCTTCAAACAACTACGAAActtgcaaaagaaagaatggtGGTTACGGAGGATTATTATCCGTTGTTTTTCATGATCCATCCAATGCACGACGCTTTTATGATCACATTGGTGTTGCAAAGGGGCCTTCTCTAGGAACCAACTTTACATTGGCTTCTCCCTATACTATCATCGCTCACTATCAAGAATTAGATTGGGCCGAAGAGAACGGCATCAATAGAAACCTGGTCCGTATTAGCGTTGGCATGGAACCAAAAAAGCATCTATCCGCAGTATTCTCAGAAGCTCTAGACTAG
- a CDS encoding Schizosaccharomyces specific protein, whose protein sequence is MPDSDPNTPPVSRQYEPELLSEYPSLVFENHLLTSPTSPTEEVRGSSSYYKRSRRLKNEEATIEDDNDSTVRLIDTELEELSPGGELIHCSCHLLSSVCTQLQTNVDKLNESHKKALKRIEQLEEIVEELRRR, encoded by the coding sequence ATGCCAGATTCGGACCCAAATACACCTCCAGTTTCAAGGCAATATGAGCCTGAATTATTGTCTGAATATCCTTCTTTAGTTTTTGAGAATCACCTACTCACCTCACCTACTAGTCCTACAGAGGAAGTACGCGGCAGTTCTTCATACTACAAGCGTTCTCGGCGcttaaaaaatgaagaagcaaCTATAGAAGATGATAATGATAGCACTGTAAGACTCATAGACACAGAGCTAGAAGAACTGTCTCCTGGTGGTGAACTAATACATTGTTCCTGTCACTTGCTTAGTAGTGTTTGTACCCAGTTACAGACCAATGTGGATAAACTGAACGAAAGCCATAAAAAAGCGTTAAAGCGTATAGAAcaattggaagaaattGTTGAAGAATTAAGAAGAAGGTAA
- the zng1 gene encoding zinc chaperone Zng1, whose protein sequence is MSKETEEPPLLVDESVIGKDELQRNKEPACLDEKELDAIGKEAVASGIGNESSPSKSDQGNVGYKPVPVTILTGFLGAGKTSLLKCILENAQGKRVAVLMNEVGDSGDLERNLMEEAGGEELYEEWVSLSNGCMCCTVKDSGIKAIEQLMEQKGKFDSIVIETTGVANPGPLAQTFWLDDALGSDVQLDGVVTVIDCQNLDNILNDSTEIGSIQISHADCLVLNKTDKVDTTELERIYHVVRSINPLAKVCETSYGRIHDIQEILNLNAYRESEDFQKFLVPSTPHTHNCHDVGHDKVCTSKTPVTSITSRTFELPRRMSADVYERWLQWIRGILWFCLETGEGEEYMIYRSKALLEKEDGSWHVMQGVREVFEVLPLPKPAKLDSGAELKPITVLIGKNLNRIPPFLA, encoded by the coding sequence ATGTCCAAAGAAACAGAGGAACCTCCGTTGCTAGTGGATGAATCAGTCATCGGTAAGGATGAATTACAACGAAATAAAGAACCAGCATGCCTTGACGAAAAGGAGCTTGACGCCATTGGAAAGGAAGCTGTTGCTTCAGGTATTGGAAACGAAAGTTCACCATCAAAGTCTGATCAAGGGAATGTCGGTTATAAACCAGTTCCCGTGACGATTTTGACTGGATTCTTAGGTGCAGGGAAAACATCCCTGTTGAAATGCATTCTTGAAAATGCGCAGGGAAAGCGAGTCGCCGTCTTAATGAACGAAGTCGGAGACTCCGGTGACTTAGAACGAAACTTAATGGAAGAAGCTGGTGGAGAAGAGCTTTATGAAGAATGGGTTAGTCTATCGAACGGGTGTATGTGTTGTACTGTGAAAGACAGTGGTATCAAAGCAATCGAACAACTGATGGAGCAGAAAGGAAAGTTTGACAGCATAGTGATTGAAACCACCGGGGTTGCCAATCCAGGTCCCTTAGCCCAGACGTTTTGGCTCGACGATGCATTGGGTAGCGATGTACAGCTGGACGGTGTTGTAACGGTGATCGATTGTCAAAACCTTGACAACATCCTCAACGATAGCACCGAAATAGGTAGCATTCAGATCAGCCATGCTGATTGTCTTGTCCTAAACAAAACAGATAAAGTAGACACGACAGAACTAGAGCGAATTTACCATGTTGTCCGCTCCATCAATCCCCTCGCCAAGGTTTGTGAAACAAGCTATGGGCGGATTCACGATATTCAAGAAATCCTGAACCTGAACGCATATCGAGAAAGCGAGGACTTTCAAAAGTTTCTGGTTCCTTCGACTCCCCATACTCACAATTGCCATGATGTTGGACATGACAAAGTATGTACGAGTAAGACGCCTGTAACTAGTATAACAAGTCGGACATTTGAACTACCAAGGAGGATGTCTGCTGATGTTTATGAACGATGGCTACAATGGATACGCGGAATTTTATGGTTCTGTTTAGAAACTGGTGAAGGCGAAGAATATATGATATATCGAAGCAAAGCCTTACTTGAGAAGGAAGATGGTTCGTGGCATGTAATGCAGGGAGTCCGTgaagtttttgaagtaTTACCTCTACCAAAGCCTGCAAAACTAGATTCTGGTGCAGAGCTGAAACCTATTACTGTTTTAATCGGCAAGAATCTTAATCGCATCCCCCCATTTTTGGCATAG
- the atg9 gene encoding autophagy associated phospholipid scramblase Atg9, which yields MYYLPRRKELLLKAAGDIEAQDDIPNHPETLEAWQESLDSDDENPLLRSTIEQHSTTGPSNSASKGTLNDPRFGTKKYSELSETSETNNPTSFESSAQQTVKPKHGIRSVENYMNRQPPAVSSSMRASSSPNEGLGKTDRDKVSTAYPNKSVQIQLPRNEFSGARTLWNRLSPHDRVLWRWANVENLDNFLQQVYSFYIGKGFSCMFVQRLFQILTISFVIGFTTFITSCIDWSAVIPRGSLANATKSHCIAQMSPLDTLFLWLFMSFLVALWIYYLTDIPRLWHIREFFIHALKVSSTDMATVSWQRVLYRLYKLRNVNALTAEDGRVVSLYNMKRLDAQAITNRIMRKENYFIALINNDVIDLELPLLRKRILTHTTEWNINWCIFNFVFDDQGQILETFRNVNSRKRLAEELGRRFIVAGFLNCLFSPIVAVYLLVHNFFRYFDEFHKNPSLLGIRRYTPLALWTFREYNELPHVFDERISKSYEYASHYVSQFPDFNVIRFVKYVSFILGSFTAVLVIMTLFDPEIMMTFELTKDRTVIFYLGIFGSLIAALRSLIPDETLVFDPEKALRKVAYFTHYLPEWWQRNMDSKSIQQEFCSLYTYRIVNVLWEILGILLTPILLFFTFPACSQEIVDFFREHTVHVEGVGYVCSHAVFQSDPQYGSVAAMVNSRKINATFQNKPEMSRINFLQNLNPKVTEQTSDEFLD from the coding sequence ATGTATTATTTACCAAGGCGAAAGGAATTGCTGTTAAAAGCAGCCGGGGATATAGAGGCACAGGATGATATTCCTAATCATCCTGAAACATTGGAAGCGTGGCAGGAGTCTCTAGACAGTGATGATGAAAATCCTTTACTACGTTCAACCATTGAGCAACATTCGACGACGGGACCTTCGAACTCAGCATCTAAAGGAACTTTAAATGATCCAAGGTTTGGCACCAAAAAGTATTCTGAATTATCGGAGACTAGCGAAACCAATAATCCTACGAGTTTTGAGTCTTCAGCACAGCAAACagtaaaaccaaaacaTGGCATTCGTTCTGTCGAAAATTATATGAACCGTCAACCTCCAGCTGTTTCGTCCTCGATGAGGGCTTCTTCCTCGCCAAACGAAGGACTTGGAAAAACCGACAGGGACAAAGTATCAACTGCATATCCAAATAAATCAGTACAAATTCAACTTCCAAGGAATGAGTTTTCTGGTGCAAGGACTTTATGGAATCGTTTAAGTCCTCATGATCGTGTTCTTTGGCGCTGGGCGAATGTTGAAAACTTAGACAACTTTCTGCAGCAAgtgtattctttttacatCGGAAAAGGATTCTCATGTATGTTTGTTCAAAGGTTGTTTCAGATTTTAACCATATCATTTGTTATTGGCTTCACTACCTTTATTACTAGCTGCATCGACTGGTCTGCGGTAATTCCCCGTGGATCTTTGGCTAACGCTACGAAGTCGCATTGCATTGCCCAAATGTCTCCTTTGGATACACTTTTTCTGTGGCTGTTTATGagttttttggttgctcTGTGGATATATTACCTTACTGACATCCCAAGGTTATGGCATATTCGagaatttttcattcatgcGCTAAAGGTTTCAAGTACAGATATGGCAACCGTATCATGGCAGCGGGTATTGTATCGTTTGTACAAGCTAAGAAACGTGAATGCTTTAACCGCTGAAGATGGTCGAGTGGTATCTCTTTATAATATGAAACGTTTAGATGCACAAGCAATTACAAATAGAATTatgagaaaagaaaactattttATTGCTTTAATCAATAACGACGTTATTGATCTTGAGTTACCTCTTTTGAGAAAAAGGATACTCACACACACAACTGAGTGGAATATTAATTGGtgtatttttaatttcgtttttgatGACCAAGGTCAAATACTTGAGACATTTAGAAACGTTAATTCTCGAAAGCGCCTTGCAGAGGAGCTTGGACGTCGCTTTATCGTAGCTGGGTTTTTAAATTGCTTATTCTCTCCTATCGTTGCCGTGTACTTGTTGGTGCATAACTTTTTTCGAtactttgatgaatttcaTAAGAATCCTAGTTTACTGGGGATACGAAGGTATACACCTTTAGCCTTATGGACGTTTCGCGAATACAATGAACTCCCCCACGTTTTCGATGAGAGAATCAGTAAAAGTTATGAATATGCTTCCCATTATGTATCCCAATTTCCTGATTTCAATGTTATCAGATTCGTAAAGTATGTTTCCTTCATACTTGGAAGCTTCACAGCCGTACTGGTGATAATGACCCTTTTTGACCCAGAAATAATGATGACATTTGAATTGACAAAGGATCGTACCGTCATATTTTACTTGGGTATATTTGGTTCTCTAATTGCTGCTCTGCGTTCTTTGATTCCGGATGAAACGCTTGTTTTCGATCCAGAAAAGGCTTTACGTAAAGTAGCTTATTTCACTCATTATCTGCCAGAATGGTGGCAGAGAAACATGGATAGCAAATCCATTCAGCAAGAATTTTGCTCCCTGTATACCTATAGAATAGTTAATGTTCTATGGGAGATTCTGGGGATTCTCTTGACTCCtatattgcttttttttaccTTCCCTGCATGCAGTCAAGAAATAGTAGACTTTTTTAGAGAGCATACTGTGCATGTTGAAGGGGTTGGGTATGTTTGCAGCCATGCTGTATTTCAGTCTGATCCTCAATATGGCTCAGTAGCAGCGATGGTTAATTCTCGAAAAATAAATGCTACTTTTCAGAACAAACCTGAGATGTCGagaataaattttttacaGAACTTGAATCCTAAAGTGACTGAACAAACTTCTGATGAGTTCTTGGATTAA
- the naa30 gene encoding NatC N-acetyltransferase complex catalytic subunit Naa30, translating to MVDIVPYHHKYLEEVCQLIKKDLSEPYSKYVYRYFVHQWPEYNFVALLDGQMVGAVISKQDIHRGQSLRGYIAMLAVKDSHRGKGIATLLTKASLNVMIEKGAQEIVLETEVDNDAAMSFYERLGFCRYKRLYRYYLNGTDAFRYILYP from the exons ATGGTTGATATTGTTCCCTATCATCATaaatatttggaagaagtCTGCCAacttataaaaaaagatttaagTGAGCCTTATAGCAAATATGTGTATCGGTATTTCGTGCATCAATG GCCTGAATACAATTTTGTTGCTTTGCTCGATGGGCAGATGGTTGGTGCTGTTATAAGCAAACAAGATATTCATCGTGGACAAAGTCTTCGAGGCTATATCGCTATGCTGGCCGTCAAAGATTCTCACCGAGGAAAGGGTATTGCAACTCTACTAACAAAGGCGAGTTTAAATGTCATGATCGAAAAGGGTGCccaagaaattgttttagAAACTGAAGTAGATAATGATGCAGCAATGTCTTTCTATGAACGACTAGGCTTTTGCAGGTACAAAAGGCTCTACCGATATTATTTGAACGGTACAGATGCGTTTCGCTATATATTATACCCTTAA
- the amo1 gene encoding nuclear rim protein Amo1, with product MQILFGEYGFYSKFLLLIKEDRCRNGSNCRFEHVYPHLKPGTSSYIFRSENAAPPKWAEGKHLKRAELDRYLPIAKTAGFISTNLETEKPLWPLTCYGVKDFFPSLYNGDVSPEELRLWFYQARAVNAIPQYEQRQTELVNDINHKQKTALTNREGAVNEMRNRLVGKTGAKSIFDTTPINNTLPNNNASFGPFSNQNKNPFTSSTPAFGFQQNQPTNSGFGGTSATPTTSAFGSQVNASPFASSNNTPAVPSSFSGGGFAQNAPSHPQFGVSGFANQAPSSFGGFSNNQQPAFGQSLFGQPSPFQTQANSSVNTPKAFEQPKNPTSPSPFGTPNAPVFGQTAFQQPTNPVLQNTQVQNDAPSGFQDPNQGQSPSSIFGSFQNTNTAPSGFGTGGQNQQFGFAQAATDQGQGLTNSSFMNKPAGNNSFGFQQQSSAPSFPSASSTMHTNTKASEVPSNFPPEFIQQFQAAEFTLGKIPTVPPPPQMC from the exons AtgcaaattctttttggagAGTATGGATTCTATTCTAAATTTCTATTGCTAATCAAGGAAGATCGCTGCCGTAATGGAAGCAATTGTAGATTTGAGCATGTATATCCTCATTTAAAGCCTGGTACGAGTTCGTACATTTTTCGTTCTGAAAACGCGGCACCCC CTAAATGGGCAGAAGGAAAACATTTGAAGAGGGCCGAATTGGATCGGTATCTTCCTATAGCTAAAACTGCTGGCTTCATTTCTACAAACTTGGAAACGGAAAAGCCTTTATGGCCATTAACGTGTTATGGTGTAAAGGATTTTTTCCCTTCGTTATACAATGGCGATGTTTCTCCAGAGGAACTGAGATTGTGGTTTTATCAAGCACGAGCAGTTAATGCGATTCCTCAGTATGAGCAACGTCAAACAGAACTAGTAAATGACATTAATCATAAGCAAAAGACTGCTTTGACAAATCGCGAAGGTGCTGTTAATGAAATGAGAAACCGATTAGTGGGCAAGACGGGAGCAAAATCCATATTTGATACGACACCAATTAACAACACGTTGCCAAATAataatgcttcttttggtCCATTTTcaaaccaaaacaaaaatccGTTTACTAGTTCGACTCCTGCATTCGGATTTCAACAGAATCAACCGACAAACAGTGGGTTCGGCGGTACGAGTGCCACTCCTACTACGTCTGCATTTGGTAGTCAAGTTAATGCTTCCCCATTTGCTTCTAGTAATAATACGCCAGCAGTTCCTAGTTCGTTTTCTGGTGGTGGATTTGCCCAGAACGCACCGAGTCATCCTCAATTTGGTGTTAGCGGCTTTGCAAACCAAGCTCCTTCATCATTCGGTGGTTTTTCTAATAATCAGCAACCGGCCTTTGGTCAATCATTGTTTGGTCAACCTAGTCCTTTTCAAACTCAAGCAAATAGCTCTGTAAATACGCCAAAGGCTTTTGAACAGCCCAAAAATCCTACCAGTCCTTCTCCTTTTGGTACCCCCAATGCGCCGGTGTTTGGACAAACAGCTTTTCAACAGCCGACTAATCCGGTATTGCAAAATACTCAAGTGCAAAACGATGCACCCAGTGGATTTCAAGATCCAAACCAAGGCCAAAGTCCATCAAGCATCTTTGGTTCGTTTCAAAACACAAATACTGCACCTTCTGGTTTTGGTACGGGAGGCCAGAATCAGCAATTTGGATTTGCTCAAGCGGCCACAGATCAAGGTCAAGGACTAACGAACAGTAGTTTTATGAACAAACCTGCTGGTAATAAtagttttggttttcaacAACAGTCATCTGCTCCAAGCTTTCCTTCAGCTTCTTCTACTATGCATACAAACACAAAAGCGTCTGAAGTACCTTCTAATTTTCCACCGGAATTTATTCAGCAATTTCAAGCAGCTGAATTTACATTGGGGAAAATCCCTACTGTACCACCACCACCGCAAATGTGTTAG